A single region of the Leptodactylus fuscus isolate aLepFus1 chromosome 5, aLepFus1.hap2, whole genome shotgun sequence genome encodes:
- the LOC142204118 gene encoding prostaglandin-E(2) 9-reductase-like, giving the protein MELREDSYVTLNDGYKMPVIGFGTYAPQAVPKSLAEDGVKIALEVGYRHIDCAFIYGNEVEVGRAINAKIADGTVKREDVFYTGKLWSTFQAPDRVRPAVEKSLKDLQLDYIDLFIIHNPIELKPGDNPFPVGEDGKLIYHNTDIRDTWKALEECKDVGLVRSIGVSNFNKRQIELILNNPELKYKPVCNQVECHIYLNQKKLQEFLDSHGIVLVAYSVLGSSRDEKWVHQNSPVLLEDPVLNRIAEKHGHTPAQVAMRYLLQRGIVVLAKSFTPARIKQNFQVFDFQLNDEDMKTLEGLNKNMRYINTLQWDDHPKYPFHDEY; this is encoded by the exons ATGGAGCTCCGAGAAGATTCCTACGTCACGCTGAATGACGGGTATAAAATGCCAGTTATTGGTTTTGGCACCTATGCACCACAGGCG GTTCCTAAGAGCTTGGCAGAAGACGGGGTAAAGATAGCCCTGGAAGTCGGATATCGACATATTGACTGTGCCTTCATCTATGGGAACGAGGTTGAGGTCGGCCGAGCTATCAATGCAAAGATTGCAGATGGGACGGTGAAGAGAGAAGACGTGTTCTACACGGGAAAG CTCTGGTCCACTTTCCAGGCCCCTGACAGAGTCCGTCCTGCTGTGGAGAAATCGCTGAAGGATCTGCAGCTGGATTATATAGATTTGTTTATCATCCACAACCCTATAGAGCTCAAG CCTGGAGACAACCCCTTCCCCGTGGGTGAAGATGGAAAATTAATTTACCACAACACAGACATCCGGGACACGTGGAAG GCTCTGGAGGAGTGTAAAGACGTCGGGCTGGTACGATCTATAGGGGTTTCCAATTTCAATAAGCGCCAGATAGAATTGATCCTGAACAATCCAGAACTAAAATACAAACCAGTCTGTAACCAG GTGGAATGTCACATTTACCTGAACCAGAAGAAACTCCAGGAGTTCCTCGATTCTCACGGCATTGTACTGGTGGCGTACAGCGTACTGGGCTCGAGCAGGGATGAGAAGTG GGTGCATCAGAATTCTCCTGTTCTATTGGAAGATCCTGTACTAAACCGTATAGCAGAAAAACATGGCCACACCCCCGCCCAGGTGGCAATGCGATACCTACTACAGAGGGGGATTGTGGTCTTGGCAAAGAGCTTCACCCCAGCCAGGATCAAACAGAACTTTCAG gTCTTTGACTTCCAATTAAATGATGAAGATATGAAGACTCTGGAAGGACTAAACAAAAATATGCGTTATATCAATACTCTCCA GTGGGATGATCATCCTAAGTACCCCTTCCATGATGAATATTAA
- the LOC142203128 gene encoding dihydrodiol dehydrogenase 3-like: MALKADCRITLNDGHKLPLIGFGTLAPPSCPKEQTTDCTKLAIQVGYRLIDGAFVYQNEVEVGEAIRAKIADKTVKREDIVYIGKLWNTDHSPERVLPALKQTLKDLQLPWIDVFLIHTPVEFKPGHDLFPRDEHGKLIFHNTDLRDTWKAMEACKDAGLVKSIGVSNFNKKQLEHILSMPGLKYKPVCNEVECHIYHNQSKMLEFLKSHNIVMIGYGVLGTSRAEHWVEDHDSPKVLEDPVLNGIAKSLKRTAAQVALRYQLQRGIVILAKSFNQERIKENFNVFDFELSDKDMKELDKLNKDMRYMKLKDWLESCKHPFKHDEF; the protein is encoded by the exons ATGGCGCTCAAGGCCGACTGCCGCATTACTCTGAATGATGGACATAAATTACCATTGATTGGATTCGGCACCTTGGCCCCACCATCG TGCCCCAAAGAACAAACCACAGACTGCACCAAGCTGGCCATTCAGGTCGGATATCGCCTCATCGACGGCGCCTTTGTATATCAAAATGAGGTTGAGGTTGGAGAAGCCATCAGAGCAAAGATCGCCGATAAAACGGTGAAAAGAGAAGACATTGTTTACATTGGGAAG CTCTGGAATACCGACCACAGTCCCGAGAGGGTCCTACCGGCCCTGAAACAAACTCTCAAGGATTTACAGCTGCCTTGGATTGATGTGTTCCTTATCCACACACCCGTGGAGTTTAAG CCTGGACACGATCTCTTTCCTAGAGATGAACATGGAAAACTGATTTTTCATAACACAGATCTCCGGGATACATGGAAG GCCATGGAAGCGTGTAAAGATGCCGGGCTTGTCAAATCCATCGGTGTCTCCAATTTTAACAAAAAGCAACTGGAGCATATTCTCAGCATGCCGGGACTCAAGTACAAGCCAGTGTGCAATGAG GTGGAATGTCACATATACCACAATCAGAGCAAAATGCTTGAGTTCCTGAAGTCCCATAACATTGTGATGATCGGATATGGTGTACTGGGGACCAGCAGAGCAGAGCACTG GGTCGAGGACCATGATTCTCCCAAAGTGCTTGAAGACCCGGTTTTAAATGGAATTGCCAAGTCTTTGAAGCGTACCGCGGCACAGGTGGCCCTGAGATATCAGCTGCAGAGGGGCATTGTGATCCTTGCAAAAAGCTTCAACCAAGAGAGGATCAAAGAGAACTTTAAT GTTTTTGACTTTGAGTTAAGTGATAAAGACATGAAGGAACTGGACAAACTCAATAAAGACATGCGTTACATGAAACTGAAAGA TTGGCTAGAAAGCTGTAAGCATCCATTTAAACATGACGAGTTTTAA
- the LOC142203129 gene encoding dihydrodiol dehydrogenase 3-like, with protein MGPKLSYLRRNCAQPDNGTHCTVALKADCRITLNDGHKLPLIGFGTFAPPPCPKEQARDYTKLAIEVGYRLIDNAFIYQNEVEVGEAIRAKIADGMVKREDIVYIGKLWNTDHSPERVLPALKLTLQNLQLPCIDLFLIHTPVEFKPGDDLFPRDEHGKLIFHNTDIRDTWKAMEACKDAGLVKSIGVSNFNKKQLEHILSMPGLKYKPVCNEVECHIYHNQSKMLQFLKSHNIVMIGYGVLGTSRAEHWIEDQDSPKVLEDPVLKGIATSLKRTAAQVALRYHLQRGIVVLAKSFNQERIKENFNVFDFALSDKDMKKLDKLNKNMRYMKLEAWLESSKHPFKHDEF; from the exons ATGGGACCCAAGCTTTCCTACCTACGCCGCAA CTGTGCACAACCAGACAACGGGACACATTGCACTGTGGCGCTCAAGGCCGACTGCCGCATTACTCTGAATGATGGACATAAATTACCATTGATTGGATTCGGCACCTTTGCCCCGCCACCG TGCCCCAAAGAACAAGCCAGAGACTACACCAAGCTGGCCATTGAGGTCGGATATCGCCTAATCGACAACGCCTTTATATATCAAAATGAGGTTGAGGTTGGAGAAGCCATCAGAGCAAAGATCGCCGATGGAATGGTGAAAAGAGAAGACATTGTTTACATTGGGAAG CTCTGGAATACCGACCACAGTCCCGAGAGGGTCCTACCGGCCCTGAAACTAACTCTCCAGAATTTACAGCTGCCTTGTATTGACCTGTTCCTTATCCACACACCCGTGGAGTTTAAG CCTGGAGATGATCTCTTTCCTAGAGATGAACATGGAAAACTGATTTTTCATAACACAGATATCCGGGATACATGGAAG GCCATGGAAGCGTGTAAAGATGCCGGGCTTGTCAAATCCATTGGTGTCTCCAATTTTAACAAAAAGCAACTGGAGCATATTCTCAGCATGCCGGGACTCAAGTACAAGCCAGTGTGCAATGAG GTAGAATGTCACATATACCACAATCAGAGCAAAATGCTTCAGTTCCTGAAGTCCCATAACATTGTGATGATCGGATATGGTGTACTGGGGACCAGCAGAGCAGAGCACTG GATTGAGGATCAAGATTCTCCCAAAGTGCTTGAAGACCCGGTTTTAAAAGGAATTGCCACGTCTTTGAAGCGTACCGCGGCGCAGGTGGCCCTGAGATATCATCTGCAGAGGGGCATTGTGGTCCTTGCAAAAAGCTTCAACCAAGAGAGGATCAAAGAGAACTTTaat gTTTTTGACTTTGCGTTAAGTGATAAAGACATGAAGAAACTGGACAAACTCAATAAAAACATGCGTTACATGAAACTTGAAGC TTGGCTAGAAAGCAGTAAGCATCCATTTAAACATGACGAGTTTTAA
- the LOC142204137 gene encoding prostaglandin F synthase 1-like — translation MALTKHSRITLNDGHKIPVVGLGTYAPEEIPKSKAEEAVKVGIELGYRHIDSAFLYGNEVEVGRGINAKIRDGTVKREEVFYTGKLWNNFHSPELVRPALEKSLKNLQLDYMDLFLIHTPMTFKPGDDLFPTDESGKVIYHHIDIRDTWKAMEDCKEAGLVKSIGVSNFNHKQVEHILNMPGLRYKPVCNQVECHLYLNQSKLQEFCKSHDIILVGYGVLGTSRDVNWIDQNTPVLLEDPVLNAIGKRRGRSPAQVELRYILQRGIVPLAMSFNPEWTKQNLEVFDFELSEEEMKTLNGLNKNMHYVDFKWKDHPNFPFNEKY, via the exons ATGGCACTGACAAAACATTCCCGAATCACACTAAATGATGGGCACAAGATACCAGTGGTTGGACTGGGCACTTATGCCCCCGAGGAG ATTCCCAAGTCTAAAGCAGAGGAGGCCGTGAAAGTCGGTATTGAGCTTGGGTATCGACACATTGACTCTGCATTTCTATATGGAAATGAAGTTGAGGTCGGCCGAGGTATCAATGCGAAGATCAGAGATGGAACGGTCAAGAGAGAAGAAGTGTTCTACACCGGCAAG cTTTGGAACAACTTTCATTCCCCGGAGTTGGTCCGTCCGGCCCTTGAGAAGTCCTTGAAGAATCTTCAGCTGGATTACATGGATCTCTTTCTTATTCACACCCCAATGACATTCAAG CCTGGAGATGATCTGTTTCCTACAGATGAAAGTGGAAAAGTGATTTATCACCATATTGATATCCGAGATACCTGGAAG GCTATGGAGGATTGTAAAGAAGCTGGGCTGGTCAAATCCATTGGTGTCTCCAACTTCAACCACAAGCAGGTGGAGCATATCCTCAACATGCCGGGACTGAGATACAAACCTGTCTGTAACCAG GTGGAGTGTCACCTCTACTTGAATCAGTCTAAGCTCCAGGAGTTCTGCAAGTCACACGACATAATCCTGGTGGGATATGGAGTGCTCGGAACTAGTCGTGATGTGAACTG gattgacCAGAATACTCCGGTCCTGCTGGAGGACCCTGTGCTGAATGCAATTGGAAAAAGACGTGGCCGAAGTCCCGCACAAGTGGAATTAAGATACATATTGCAGAGGGGGATCGTGCCCCTTGCCATGAGTTTTAATCCGGAGTGGACCAAGCAGAATCTTGAG GTTTTTGACTTTGAGTTGAGCGAGGAGGAAATGAAAACTCTGAACGGATTGAACAAAAACATGCACTATGTGGATTTCAA ATGGAAGGATCACCCGAATTTTCCATTCAATGAAAAATATTAA
- the LOC142205123 gene encoding E3 ubiquitin-protein ligase TRIM39-like, whose protein sequence is MASADLGDELLCSICLSIYTDPVTLRCGHNFCQVCIDQHLNTQDESGVYSCPECRAEFQERPVLVRNITLRNVVERVLSTEPHQEEITRICCTYCIHSPVPAVKSCLMCEASLCDNHLKVHSKAEEHVLIELNLENKTCAVHKEPLKYYCTKDEICICKSCRVVGEHRLHRVEMLDEASEKKKEKLRNVLQKLKNKTKETEERVQSLEEHWRKAQEKAYGEVEKVTAMFIDIRRPLDDLENRRRLDNLEKKVLSEISRQEELISLSLSDVIQKLEIKKAELSMKMRHIEELCNMTDPLTVLQDPDTGDLCDPEEGGGDEDTGGHDKTHDVDVDGITGMLHAGLSDIMTYVHTISPPKPEEMRPQPPSAPGGEVTAAGEGGIYGQGPADILLDVNTAHNTILIDDLQTATWTGIRQNRTETAERFQNWPQVISIRGFTSGRHYWDVEIRESWLWMVGMCYPSIERRGFKSAIGENNKSWSLYREQVYNQYTVRHDSKYTELLHQISSNRLRICLDYEAGQLSFYELCDPIRHLHTFTDTFTEPLHAALYVYGSSIKILRDRRL, encoded by the coding sequence ATGGCATCTGCTGATTTGGGAGATGAactgctctgctccatctgtctgAGCATTTATACTgatcctgtaaccctgagatgtggacacaacttctgccaGGTCTGTATTGACCAGCACTTGAATACACAGGACGAGTCTGGAGTTTATTCCTGTCCTGAATGTAGAGCAGAATTTCAAGAGCGACCTGTATTGGTGAGGAACATAACGCTACGTAATGTAGTAGAACGTGTCCTGTCTACTGAGCCccatcaggaggagatcaccAGGATCTGCTGCACTTACTGTATTCACTCTCCTGTACCTGCTGTGAAGTCCTGTCTGATGTGTGAAGCTTCTCTGTGTGATAACCACCTGAAAGTTCACAGCAAGGCAGAGGAACACGTCTTAATTGAGCTCAACCTGGAGAACAAGACATGCGCTGTCCATAAGGAACCTTTAAAGTACTATTGTACTAAGGATGAAATCTGTATCTGCAAGTCCTGCCGTGTGGTTGGAGAACATCGGTTACACCGGGTGGAGATGCTGGATGAGGCctctgagaagaagaaggagaaactgAGAAATGTTCTTCAGAAATTGAAAAACAAGACAAAGGAAACTGAGGAAAGGGTCCAGAGTCTGGAGGAGCACTGGAGAAAAGCTCAAGAAAAAGCATATGGAGAAGTTGAAAAAGTCACTGCCATGTTTATAGACATCAGGAGGCCACTGGATGACCTGGAGAACAGGAGACGTCTTGACAATTTGGAGAAGAAAGTCCTGAGTGAGATCTCCAGGCAGGAGGAGCTGATTTCATTGTCATTGTCTGATGTGATCCAGAAGCTGGAAATAAAGAAGGCCGAGCTGTCCATGAAGATGCGGCACATTGAGGAGCTGTGTAACATGACTGAtccactgactgtcttacaggatccagacacaggtgacttgtgtgatcctgaggaggggggaggtgatgaggacacagggggaCATGATAAGACACATGATGTAGATGTGGATGGAATTACAGGGATGTTACATGCAGGTCTCTCTGATATAATGACATATGTACACACCATCTCACCCCCAAAACCAGAAGAAATGAGGCCACAACCCCCCAGCGCCCCAGGGGGGGAGGTAACggctgcaggagagggagggatctatgggcagggtcctgcagacatattactggatgtaaACACGGCTCATAATACTATCCTTATAGACGACCTGCAAACTGCAACCTGGACAGGAATAAGACAGAATCGTACAGAAACAGCCGAGAGATTCCAGAATTGGCCTCAAGTGATAAGTATCAGGGGATTTACCTCTGGGCGACATTACTGGGATGTGGAGATCAGGGAATCATGGCTGTGGATGGTGGGGATGTGTTATCCCAGTATAGAGAGGAGGGGGTTTAAGTCAGCCATTGGAGAAAATAACAAGTCCTGGagtttatatagagagcaggtaTATAATCAGTATACAGTGAGACATGATAGTAAATATACTGAGTTACTTCACCAGATCTCCAGTAATAGATTGAGGATCTGTCTGGATTATGAGGCCGGGCAGTTGTCCTTctatgagctgtgtgaccccatcagacacttacacaccttcactgacaccttcaccgagccccttcatgctgcattatatgtatatggaaGTTCTATAAAGATATTGAGGGATCGGCGGCTGTGA